The Daphnia magna isolate NIES linkage group LG3, ASM2063170v1.1, whole genome shotgun sequence genomic interval CCTGGGATTGTCAGCACCCTTACTCTGTTCAGTCTTTCATTAAGCGATCGATATCAGCAGCTCAcgctacacacacacatacattatcttatctcatttttttaaagaattcaaGTGGCACTAAAGATTTGCAGAAAAGGCACGAAATCGGCAATCCCACCCCAtctttgaatttatttttatttttttaaatctttccCAACTTTTGTTACTTCAGCTTTTGTGTTTCAGCCACCAGCTTTTCGCCAACATTGGCTTATCACAGGGCGTAAAGATGACGTGGGCTGAAAATCAAACGTGTGCCAATATCGATGGGATTTAGAGGCAAGGCGACAAGGAActagagaagagaaagaaaagcaatCGATGCAACCACTCTCTAGAGTTGGATCCACTTGAATTGTATGGAGCCAAGGTTACCAATACTATCGTATTGACTGCAGCCATCGCCAGTTCTGAAAACTAGTTCTAGTTCACGATTGGTCTTGCTGATGATGTGTGCAGTAATCCGATAAAAGATATCGGCTATCGAGTGTTTTAAACTCGGCCATTCTTTTCTCACACTGTATACGCACAACTGGATAGTCTTAAGAACGAAGTAAGCGCCAACTTTTGAAATTGCTGGGAACCACAGTTGGATAAATGGGCCATAACTCGCCCTCGCTGTTGTATTGAAGAggtttcttttgtgtttccatGCCGATTGCGCCGCACATCGTCGCCGATGTATACACATCTACGACTTACTAAGAGCGATAAAGAAATTGAAGCATTTTCTAGCTTCTTCCCCCCGTTTGCCTACTTTTTTGCGCCACCCAACTGACGGCAATTCCCGCGTGATGTATGGCTGAGGTTAAAGGATGAGGGGGGACAAAGAACTGCTGCTCCCGTCCATGAAAGCAAGAGTGAATAAAGGGTTGAGCTCGGGCGGGGTTCGTGAATCGCACCCCACGGAATAGTCGATTGCCCGGGTGGCAGTcgctgttttttgtttgcccTTTCTTTACTCTGTATGTGCTGTGTATAGGACAACCCACTAGGCCAAACCTTCTTCCCTCCTTCCGATAACCGAGACCAGAAACCCTTTCCCAACCAAAAAGCACTTTACTGCATAAGGGGACCTCGTAGTTGTTTGAACGACGACAAGGCGTCTCGACGCCATCTCCTGCTGTCTCCCgccgttgaattttgaaatctTGGAACGCACTCATCACTTGTCCGTCAGCGATGTCTGTCTTTCACGCTCCATTTCTCTAGTGCAGTCAGTGCGCGCGCGCGGGATTCTCCCTTCAGTTCATCGTGACAGAAGAGAAAGaacggggaaagaaaaatacacacacacacacaaaagcaaacaaaagcgTGCAGCTCAGGAAGGCTGACCTAGTGTTGGGGGTAAAGGAACGACTACCTTTAGTAAGTCGGCTCGACCCGAACGAAGCGACGGCTTCACGAGTTCGATCCGCGTTCATTGATGCGACATGGTTGCTCGACGCAATCATCGGTTCTTTTCCCCCTACAACAGACGAGTGAAAGCTTTTCAATCCGGTGCTTTTTGACAGCGATCTGGAACTTTGTTGAAACCTTATTTCCCTAGTCGAAACGCTTTTTTAGAAGGTATTTTCTTCGGGCCGCTCCTCGAAGATCATTTCGTCAGCCGGAAAAGACGTCAACGATTCCTGCCGGCTGCCGTCGGATCTTTGAAAGCAGAGGATCCGGGACCAGTGGACGTGTGGAAATGGCCACCTTTTGACTTGCACAACTAAATCCCAATCGTTTAATTTGTTATCATCTTACtctcggttttttttttgcgcgcGCGTATTATTTCATTATCTGAGATTAGTGTCGTCACAATTGACTTTTTTTAATTCGCTGCTCCCGGTCGCGACATTGCGCACGATCGATATTTGATTCACGTGAAAGACATTTTGACCagaaaagggaagaagaaaaaaaaagagcagaagaaacttttacaaacATTTGTTGACCTTTCGAACAAAGAAGCAAAGGGAAAGTGAAGtccaagttaaaaaaaaaagaaacaaaatatataGCAATCTCGTTTTGCATACTTGCCTGAAGCGACGAAATCTATGGATCGGTTCGTTTACTCGTCTACTACTTCGTGAAAAGCCACCGGCGTCAAATGTGACTCAACAAACTCATTGCATTTTTCGATccgcatatttttttttttgctttcccttCACTCACAGAAACCGCCATCAGcgaaaccattttcccatcgAGTCGTCAGTGAATGTGTTTCGGTCGTATCCATTTAAAATTCGCCGATGAGTGGGAGGCAGTGGCGTTTTTAGTTGCGATTTTTTCTGCCGTtgcgggaaaaagaaaagagaatcgACTACAATTTGCTGACATTCCACGACGTCATGTTGGTGTCGAAATCGGCACCGTTCCGCGCCCTTTTAACTTATCTTTTATGCTGGACGTGCTTCAGTGGCTGGGCTGCCGTACTTATGCTATTGTTTTCGCGTCCAACTGATTCGTGTTACCTGTTTCCCGCAGACAAACCGGACCCTTGCGCCGACCTCAAGTGCCCGCCAGGAGCCAAATGCATCGCTGCCGCTGACGCCAGTTCCGCTACCTGCCAGTGCCCCACCAAGTAAGTCATCCTATTTTCACATCTTCATTTTCGGTTTTACTCTTCGTTGATTTCACCAGTTTGGATTGCACTTAACAAAGCCAAACAACGGTGCGGCGGTATACTATGCCATCGGGGTCCAATTATACATTGTAACGTAGTGCACGATTATTTTGCTTTCTGTCATCCATGCCGTACACGGGCTTAACAATAGCATTTACCCGGCTTCCAGGAACAGATCGATTAATATCCATTAGTGTACACATTATGTGTTATCTGTTGTTATCAACAGTATTTAAATTCACCTTACGCGTTCCTTTCGTTTGCACCGAACGCATCAACTTTTTTGATGCGTGTTTGTTTTCCCCATTCTAATGTTAGAAGTGATTTTTCTGTCTCGAATGCAAGGACAAAAGACCCGTTATATTTTGTAGTACAGCTCATCCCTCACGATGACACAGAGTACAAATTTGATCCGGACCAGAAGACAAAATggatttatttgatttttttttttttcacgtgaTAGCCAATGAAAACCATCCACGCGAAAATTGCGAAATCCCCATTCGACGGTGGGGGAAACTATCAATTGTCGTAGAGAGCTTCCTTTACCGCAGCGCACCATCCTCGTGAAGCACCATTACTTTGAATCAAGTTTAGTGGTAGAGGCAATTTCATTGAGTggttaccaaaaaaaaagaagagagtaacaacaaaacaaatcaattctTAAAACAGTCTGTGGGGCTGTGGCCGGCTATAGGTGTGTTTGTGGTCATGTGTTGCCATCAATTCTTGTGGAGTGAAAAGCCATttgcttcttttgttttgcacTTCGTTAACACCGACCTTTACGCAAACTTCCCGATGGGAGGAAGAGAGTTCCGGAAGATATCTGAAATCCGTTTTGCCTCGTTTCCGTTTTCACATCAGCAATAAGTACTGCTGCATGTACACTTCCTCCAGCAAGATGAAGAATCCCTCAAGTGTCGGCTTTTCGGCTAACGTTTATTTCAAATCGCTTTTCCGTTTTCTTCCTCCAATCGTGTAGCATCCTTCATTTCGTCAAAGtggggaaggaaaaaaagatgaaagaggAAAGACTAAAGAAGAAACATCTTTTCCTATTTCTAACTCCTTGATACAGTacagtattttatttatttcttctttttcgtccgTATTTCCCTATACCGTTTTATccttgaaatgaaaaaaaatcataataataaatctTCTAATGTCGCCAATAACGTTGTGACGCGATCGATCCAATTCGACAGCGGAGATGCCTTGATGGCATAGCGCTATAGGATGATACACCTCAAGCGGAACGGAAATGTTTTTAAGCTTACGTAACCTTTTCctctagtttttctttttatcccgCCCACCTCCTGACACCATCGTGAAGAACAAGAAACGGAAAGATTAATAAATGCGACGTCCGTTTATCCTGACACATCCTATGTTTGATTGCGTTACGATGAATCGATAATACGTTGGTATGAAAGTCGAACAACGCAGCCGGCGGGGGCGGAATGTCATTGGGCCAATGTAGAAATATCTAGAAGCCCAAACGGTATTCAATCCATTGCTGTCTGTCTTTCGAGATTAGGGAAAACGTAACAGAAGTGCATAGGCCAGGAGGGTGGCACTGAATTAACATGTTTAGGCCAACATTTTGTGTTTCTCTCGTAATAAACATCGTTCTGCACCTTCTCTTTTGGATCGTAGGTGGGTGTTTTCCCTCTTATCCGGTTGCCTCTTTCATAGCACTGACGAACGGGTGGGCTAAAATAGGAAGCCCAAGTAATCCCATCATCTCCACTTGACTGACTGGCATCCAGAGATCAAAGTTCGTTattgagaaaacaaaatttggcgaggaacaagaattttcttgttatttcACGCCCACCGTGTTTCCTCAGCAACACTGCATCAagtcaatattttttttattttttttttttacgttggGGGGGACGGGAGGGGGCATTCGTATTCCGTCAGATAGGAGTCACGTAGTCGCGCTAGTTTTCCTTGCCTTTTCTCCGTCAAATGGTTTAACCACATCGTCGTTTGCAAAGGATGGCAGCCGTACGTACTATATGCGGCATGCAGTCTATTCCGATGGGGGAAGTAGACATGGCTTGGATATGGATAAGCCCCGGAGGTGGGGCCCCCACTAGCCCAAATAGTGACATTAAAACGTAGGGCGGCTATTCACGTTCCCTTTCCTGTCAATCGACCGTCGTTCCCTCATACTCGAACGtcctacaaaaaaaagggagtgaTCAAAAAAGAACAACGTACATCGACGTGGTAGGTCCGCCTAGTCGTATTGTGTACATGTGTACGATaacaatttaaattaaattgaaCAAAACTGAATCACGGTTTGATATGGAAGCGCCAAACAGCAACCTCCGCGTGATTATTAGTtctggaaaataaaaacgtgTCATAACCAGTTGATGTTTGGATCGAagcaagggaaaaaaaaaagttgaaagaaaagaggcaGCTGGGCTAGTACATGCTTATTGATCGGTGCCTCTAAGCCGGGTAGACGCACCTTTACTTTTTCACGTTACCATCGATCCTTTTGAACTTTCGTATTGGATGGATGAACTCCCAATGAATTTTTCCCCGGCCTACTCTAAATACAACTTTGAAAGACGCACACAGCGTGCGTGAGttaaattgaaataattcaggATCCCATCGAACAATCTTTTTCCACTACTTTTCCGTACAAAGACGTCATAACTTTATTCGGGAATTCATCGAATTTTTAAAGACGGCTTTTCATCCATAACGGAGGCATTGCTTATAGACAGCAATGATCTTCTTTCACCAACCTCCCACACGCTCGTTATTATTTCAATATGATTCGGTTGGTGACTGTGTTTACATACGTATTCAGTCTTatgtagttttctttttctgttcttttgtTAACATAACAGTTAGTTGTCTGATACAGTAATCTGTACATCTTTGATGGGTTCTAGGTGCTCGAGCTATGGTGACAGCGTCGGTTCGCGGCCAGTCTGCGGCGCAGATGGCAAAGATTACCCAAACACGTGTGAACTGCACAAAAGCTCTTGCTTGGCGAATCGAAGGATTGACGTTAAATTTCAAGGAGCTTGTGGTAGAGTCGCtagtttattttctttctaaacTCAATTGGACATCTACGATATGACGCCGAGTTCAGCAAGACATTTGTTCTTTATTCCTATCAGATCCTTGCGCCTCGATTGAATGCCTATCAACATCCGTCTGCGTTCTGGATTCGGAGAGAAAACCCCATTGTCGTTGCGGCGATACTTGTCCGTCAGATTTCCAGCCTGTGTGCGGATCGGACGGGCGGAGTTACAGCTCTCAATGTCACCTGATGCAGGAAGCTTGCCGTTCCCAGCGACAACTGCGGATCCTTTACAAGGGTCTCTGCGAATCCGGTATGAACATCTCTTTCATTCAATGATACCATAAACTATTGTTATTGTTAGACCAAGGGTGTCCTCTATAGTGTGGCAAAGAATTGGCATAGAAAACCATAAGTTCTCGCGTACCGTTGGGGTTCTAGTGATTTTGCAGGTGCAtggatcttcttctttttttttttttttttttttaagtaaaaagtCGTGCTCCTTGTGGCATGTTGGGGTGAACGGGTCCAAATATTTATCTTTTAGGTTGTCGTGACGTTTTGTCTCGTTTGGAAACGgcaagaaaaccaaagaacATGAAACAAAACGCGGGCAACATAGCGCACCCGATCTGGCGTATGCACGCGATCTCGGAATCCTGTAATCCTGTTTGCCATCAGAAATCGAAGATGCCGCACCCAGGAATCCTcattttcttaaaaacgagACAAAGTTTTCCAATCGGATTAGACCGTAGAACCCAAAAGTCCTTTCTATTCTCTCCGTTTTGGGCCCGCTATTCGTGGCTTAATTTTTGCTCATTTCATAGACCAATCTTCCTTTTCCGGAACGAAAAGGTCTCGCTCGTATATACGATCGTTATGGTTGATGGAacatatttgtttttcattcttctAATTCTTCATTTGGGTTCATTCCTTCACGACATACGGTAGGTGTGCACCCCTGTAGTAAGGCCGGTTGCGAAGCCGACGAGGAGTGCCAAGTGGACGAAAAAGGAATGCCGCAATGCCTGTGTGTAGGACCCTGCCCACCAATCCATCGTCCCGTCTGTGGCTCGGATGAAATGACTTACTCGTCAACCTGCGAGCTCCAGCGCCAATCCTGCCTGAAGAAGCGGAATATCACATTACTATACGAAGGAGTTTGCGGTAAGTTCACTCCTGTCACGCATTCACCTGGAGTTGCTCACCTTTATTTTTCGCTATTTTGTGGTTTATTCCAATTTTGCTTCAAAGATAACTGAGACTTTAAAGCGCTTACTTATCTGCGGACTTTGACTGTATTGTCCTACACGACTACTTTATATCGCAAATTTCGgttaaaaaaatgagaaaagtGGACGGTTTTGCTTTTATTTGTCAAAAGGCTGAATCTCCATTCGTAGCGGGAATGCCATTATGCGCTTCACAGCACGCCATCGTTTCACTTAGGATAagctgttgttttttgtttttgttttttttttttgcttttgatttttttttttttttgttttaaagaagaaaaaaaaagacacgaaCAACGGTGAAACGAACGTACGGGAATTTTCCCATTCTTTTTTAGGACTGTAATCTTTTACAGCTGAAACAGCACAGTGGAAGGGAGAAATTGGGAGAAATGTAGTGGGGGCGTTAACTGGATTTTTTCTTGTCCTTTTTTCAGGTTCTTCGGAGGCCTGCAACCATTTCCGGTGTCCAACGGGAGGATATTGCGTCGAAACTGCATCAGGTCAGCCGAGTTGTCACTGTCCGCCATGCGGCGGTGAATGGGATCCCGTTTGCGGCTCGGATGGTGTTACTTACACCAATCCGTGTCGTCTTCGTTACGAGTCGTGCCGCAACAATAAGAGTCTCTCCATCGTATACAAAGGCCTTTGCAGTAAGTttaacaacagaaaaaaaactaacaaaaacaaataatgtaTTTTTAGTGTCGTAAGTACGTTCCATGCAGCATATAGCTATGCAAAATTGAGTTAACGCATCATAGAGAACCCATTCTGAGGCCGTTAATTGGGCTCTTTGTTCTCTGCAGTTCATCCTaataaaaaaagcaaacattTTGAGGGTGTTTGTGTACCGTAGGAAAACATCGCAAtcgtcattaaaaaaaaaagttgtcgaATGGAAACTACCTCTTTGactgttttcattttgttgaGGTTCTTCTAACAATTTCTTTTCGTATTTGACGCGCACGCTGCAGATTTGATTGATGACACGAAAGAAACAGGTAACGACACTTTTAAAGTACTCGTTGACGTGCATTCGTGAAAGCTCTACGTTAGTTGTCATGGCATTAGCTTGCACAACTTCATAGTTAACCATCACAGCTAACTAACTAAACGTAACCTTTGAGAAATTTAGATAATTGTGGAGGGTAGAAAACAAACACTAGAAAATTCCTGCACCAGACCAGATGATTGTGCAAGAGAACAATGTTTTTCACACacatgattttcatttcaaattcaCAAGCACGTATGCtcactcaatttttttattcgaattaAATTTACGATTACGTTGAATGGGATTTCTTTTccaagtttttgttgttgcgttAAACAATACTGACGTACTTTGCATCTATATGCCGATATAATTTCTTCCAAGTCGCTCACGTTACAACTGATGACCTTCATATCGTGTTGCCTTTTCACCGagtttttcattcaaaattaTCTCTTGCAGATGGATGCGACAAGAAGCGATGCGACTTCTACGCCACATGTGAAACGGACGAATTGGGTCGAGCCGAATGCGTCTGTCCCAAAGCTTGCGGCAAGgtactttttcaaaaaagttaTTCATTGCGTTTCTTTATCTTGATATTTGTACGTTTTTCGCTCACAGTTGGCTAACGCTGAAGTCTGCGGTACAGACGGCATCACGTATCGTAACGAGTGCGAGTTGAAGCTGGCCGCCTGTCGTAATCAACAATTCATCGTCGTAGCTTCGAAAGGCGATTGCGGTTTGTTCTAACGACGGGAACATGGATGTCACATGAAAGtataatttttcttcattttctttatttttaaattagatttgtGTAAAAAGGTGCGCTGCGAGTATGACGCTCGATGCGAGGACGGCATCTGCGTGTGCCCGACCAACTGCCCATCCCCTATTGAACCGCCAGATTCTGAGAGGGTTGGTGATTTGGGAATTTGTGCCAGCGACGGTCGCACCTACTTGACCGAATGTCACATGCAACGTGCTGCGTGCGATCACGGCCTTGTGCTGAAGGTACTTCACACAGGACCCTGCCCAACTCCTCCGGCCGATCTCATCCTGGCCGCTTCGGACTATCATGACTCGTCTAGCTCCATGTCCTCGCCATCTCACAATTTGCCTCCTCGAAAATGCCACTGCAACAAGCAAGGTAGAGGGTTTctcgtccccccccccctcagaTTACTGATTTATTCATTGTACTAGTTGACTTTCCATATCTTTGGAAGATTGGTGCTTATTATTCCATTCACGTCATCATCATTTACAGGGTCTGCGGATGGAGCTTGTGATCCAGTGACATTACAGTGTCGATGCCTGGCTGGTGTAGGAGGCAGGAGTTGCGATCGATGTCTCTCGGGATACTGGGGTATTCACTCTGTTGGAAAAAACGCCAATGGCTGCGAACGTAAGTACCATCGTCCACGAGAACGACGCCAATCTACTTTATAATTTCCTCGCCAATAGCGACCTCAATTCTGGATGTTGCATGTCAGGGTATTGCAAGCGGATTAGGTTTAAATATCTAATGAAATCAACaaggaaaaaagtaaaagaacaATAGATCCGCGTTCGTAACAAAGCTCTTGGATATGCCAGCATTTTAAAGCAGAATTTCTTCATCTGTTCAGTCGTTTCACTTCTTTATACTCTTATTCGTGAGCAGGCTCTTCATTAGTTATTTACTTGCTCTTTGTTACTTTTCAGCTTGCGATTGCCATCGACTGGGATCGATCCGTGCCGACTGCGAGCAAATGACGGGCCGTTGTGTCTGTCGAGCTCATGTCGTTGGCCTGAAATGTGATCGCTGCCACGACGGACAATTGGTAGATAAAGTGCCTGGTGGATGCGGTGGATACGGAGGTAGCGGTGGGGCAGGAAGCGGATCTGACGACGCCCTGGAGAGCGAATCGCGCCATTGTTCCGATCTGACTTGCCGTTTTGGTGCCATCTGCCAAGACCTGCAGGGTCAGGCGGTTTGCGTATGTCCAATGGACTGTCCGGTGGCTAGCAGCGCCGAGCAAACGGTTTGTGGCTCGGATGGCGTTAGTTACGGGTCAGAATGCGACCTTCGCTTGGCCGCCTGCCGCAAGCAGTTAAACGTAGTTATGGCCTATGAAGGTCCTTGCTCAGATGATATCATAAATACCTCGGCCGGAATGTCTCCGCTCGTGGCCGAATCGGAAACGGCCGTATCTAAGGCAACCCGTCATGTCCAAGAAACGGACGTCGCCTTATTGGACTGGGGTCGCCGTGACATTGTCTCCCTCAGTCAGGTCGGTTCGCAAAAGGCGAACGAGTATTACGGTTTTTCGCAGCCTGTCTGGAGGCCGACGGCGAGTAGCGTCCATGTTCGAGGATTTCTTGGTGAGTCTTGCACTGACGATAGCCAATGCAAATCTGTAGCAAACAGCGGCTGCTTATTTGGTGTGTGCGGTTGCTCGGATGGATTCGCCGAAGATTCGGATCGTAAATCTTGCGTCGGTATGTTATGCGtccatttatttttactttcttgTCAACGATTGACCTCTTTGTGTTCTCTTAAACGCAGCAAATATTGCGTCAACTTCGGGATCAGAAGAATACGGACCGGTCAGGTTGTCATCCTGCAGCTCGTTCCCTTGTTTGGGAGGTGGGACCTGCCAACCACTTGGCATGGAATCATTTGTTTGTCTTTGCCCAGCTGAACGAACGGGATCGCTCTGCGAACGCGCTCTTTCTCAATCAGGTGAAGTAATCAAAACTCACTTTAATTTGTGCCTAGAGGTGTATCACTTATCCGTCTCTAAAACTCAAGACGAAGAGATCGTTCCGGCCGAAACACCTGCATTCCACGGTCAATCGTTCGTCGAactgaagaaaatgaaagccCAAGACAAGTTCGCCATGGAAATAGAAGTTCAAGAGTCTTTTAACAGATGGTATTCTACTGTATGCACAGCAGAGGAAAGATTTCGATGCTGATTACATATCGTTGGCAATCATAGCAGGGTAATGAATGATAGATTAGATTGCTTgccggatttttttttttcaaatttaaactTATCTTGGTTTTATTCACTATAGCCATGTCGAATTGCGTTTCAATCTTGGAAACGGTCCTGTAGTACTTCGTTCCCTGCAACCAATTCGCTTGGGTCAATGGCATCGTGTAGTAGCTCAGCGTTACAGACAAGATGGCTGGCTACGTCTGGACGACGATGAAGATGTGGCCACTACGTCACCTGGAGAACATTCAACTCTCGATTTGGATACGAACTCGTTTCTAGGTGCCGTACCTTCTCATCTAGCCACGGCCAggtataatttttattttcatcattCTGCTAGTGTAGACATCATATGCAGATAGATTATTAACTCACATTTATTTGCAGAACATACGATCGAATCGGGACAGCGTCGGGTTTTGTAGGATGCATGCGTCGCGTGAAAATTGGACGTCGCTCGGTGATTTTCCGTGTGCCTCCGGAAGGCCGTAAAGTGTCGCGAAGAAACCGCCAatttgaggaaaaaaaacgacgaGGCAATGCGATTGGTGGCGTAAGCAAATCGTCAATATCGACTGTAGTGAAGATGAACGGTATAACACAATGTGGCGAGAACCCTTGCTGGAAAACGCCATGCGCCAATGAGGGCACGTGTGTGTGGAAAACGGGTGACAACTTCACCTGCATCTGCCGACCGCAATTCACTGGTAACCTTAATTACGTCCCTAGCATTCTCAGTTTAACTGaagtattttttattcatattATGGCATGTTTTActacaattttattttatttcatatttttatttaggattaacGTGTGAAAGTGCACTCGACCTCTGCGCGAGCTCTCCTTGCGCCGATGGCTCAACTTGTACCAGTTCGAAGAATCGTTTTACGTGCAAATGTCCTCCGGGAAGGAAAGGATTTCTCTGTGATCAGCGTAATTTATTCTCAGGCCCTTTTCTCGGGCAAATTCCGATTTTTAACTcaaattttcttccttttcgaTTGGCAGATGACGGGATGAAGCACGAAATTCTCGTACCAGAATTCAATATCGTTCATTCGTCGACGCCAGCGTCCAGTTATGTATCAGTGGCACGTTCGTTCCAAGTCAGCCAAAATTTAGACTTAGAGGTGTGGTTTCTTAGCCGTTCCTCTGATGGCATGCTTGCCTATTCGGCACGTGACGAAAACGGACGCGGGGATTTCATCTGGCTAGCGCTCATAGGTGGCCGCGTACAATTCCGTTGGGATTTGGGCAGCGGCGCTGGAATCGTCACGTAACCATTGACACAAAATTATAATTAAAGAAAACTGTGCACATGTATAACTTACATAAAACGTGGTTTTCCCTAGCTCTCCGGATCGGGTCAAGTTGTTCAATTGGCATCGCGTTTTGGTGAGTAGGCGTGGCAAGGAAGCCAGTATCCGTTTAGATGATGGTGCCACGAGTGAAGGCCGTTCTTTGGGACCGCTTTCCGAATTGAATCTTGATATTCCTCTCTTCATTGGCGGCCTAAGG includes:
- the LOC116919456 gene encoding LOW QUALITY PROTEIN: agrin (The sequence of the model RefSeq protein was modified relative to this genomic sequence to represent the inferred CDS: deleted 1 base in 1 codon); translated protein: MAPVVMRRSKSWLCWLAIWMACANVTRATGGIQPSGESGNHAADWACPLEKWSLEERQNRSQVVFTAVIESCQTAVDAGQAVDDDHELCQRYLTQQSHDHAIVSDADVAINVRIKKVVKGLDRMWEGRRVLVEGLRDPRICPSRVRLRDTRIFLASYVNQPMSSDDDEAMDPVHDHRPIDSAEPVRLRLNSSLMSVSLRHLQQLRAFNKDVPYDSRSVTAPSIAILEDKPDPCADLKCPPGAKCIAAADASSATCQCPTKCSSYGDSVGSRPVCGADGKDYPNTCELHKSSCLANRRIDVKFQGACDPCASIECLSTSVCVLDSERKPHCRCGDTCPSDFQPVCGSDGRSYSSQCHLMQEACRSQRQLRILYKGLCESGVHPCSKAGCEADEECQVDEKGMPQCLCVGPCPPIHRPVCGSDEMTYSSTCELQRQSCLKKRNITLLYEGVCGSSEACNHFRCPTGGYCVETASGQPSCHCPPCGGEWDPVCGSDGVTYTNPCRLRYESCRNNKSLSIVYKGLCNLIDDTKETDGCDKKRCDFYATCETDELGRAECVCPKACGKLANAEVCGTDGITYRNECELKLAACRNQQFIVVASKGDCDLCKKVRCEYDARCEDGICVCPTNCPSPIEPPDSERVGDLGICASDGRTYLTECHMQRAACDHGLVLKVLHTGPCPTPPADLILAASDYHDSSSSMSSPSHNLPPRKCHCNKQGSADGACDPVTLQCRCLAGVGGRSCDRCLSGYWGIHSVGKNANGCEPCDCHRLGSIRADCEQMTGRCVCRAHVVGLKCDRCHDGQLVDKVPGGCGGYGGSGGAGSGSDDALESESRHCSDLTCRFGAICQDLQGQAVCVCPMDCPVASSAEQTVCGSDGVSYGSECDLRLAACRKQLNVVMAYEGPCSDDIINTSAGMSPLVAESETAVSKATRHVQETDVALLDWGRRDIVSLSQVGSQKANEYYGFSQPVWRPTASSVHVRGFLGESCTDDSQCKSVANSGCLFGVCGCSDGFAEDSDRKSCVANIASTSGSEEYGPVRLSSCSSFPCLGGGTCQPLGMESFVCLCPAERTGSLCERALSQSDEEIVPAETPAFHGQSFVELKKMKAQDKFAMEIEFKSLLTDGILLYAQQRKDFDADYISLAIIAGHVELRFNLGNGPVVLRSLQPIRLGQWHRVVAQRYRQDGWLRLDDDEDVATTSPGEHSTLDLDTNSFLGAVPSHLATARTYDRIGTASGFVGCMRRVKIGRRSVIFRVPPEGRKVSRRNRQFEEKKRRGNAIGGVSKSSISTVVKMNGITQCGENPCWKTPCANEGTCVWKTGDNFTCICRPQFTGLTCESALDLCASSPCADGSTCTSSKNRFTCKCPPGRKGFLCDQHDGMKHEILVPEFNIVHSSTPASSYVSVARSFQVSQNLDLEVWFLSRSSDGMLAYSARDENGRGDFIWLALIGGRVQFRWDLGSGAGIVTSPDRVKLFNWHRVLVSRRGKEASIRLDDGATSEGRSLGPLSELNLDIPLFIGGLRPSLVLPRDVPKLDNLQGAVQRVIVNGEVFEKLMESEAEQQNVAVYRGPPCGHMLATHPSSSRTSAHPVNSRDSSSPCQNGGVCQPLLASFVCKCQTGFLGKRCEKRTDAAEITRPIKFDGKTFLKYPNQLKDV